The proteins below come from a single Stomoxys calcitrans chromosome 1, idStoCalc2.1, whole genome shotgun sequence genomic window:
- the LOC106093963 gene encoding insulinoma-associated protein 1, which produces MAAATQQQQQLHHHHHHTHSNSPNNLQVLHGHSIQGMPHGLGLLTTVASLPPKYRSRYLKIQTKCEIPLDLSVKPLSPHTETVTTSTTTTTTPPTPTPCSESESEVPMAVNFTEVYTEPCSDTQSQASEDIVEQICSSLEANNEAHTNPKSSLPSAGHNKPMTPPLTPNSKRKFSESDMEDLELEYKENHNKIMKVEDAAAQSPKQPLVENTPAKQPIKSLDTAPKTSKNQSASTEINKKSNRSNKATRKLKFDEETSSPVSGTIIRPLEDITDGTMQYSNGDIDPKYNIVEITEETKAELAAIKNVIGDYICRLCRIKFDDAFGLAQHRCACIVLLEYRCPECGKQFNCPANLASHRRWHKPRKTSENNQQNPSASAANKTESREKKSSKKTENEGSETCFDCQECGKKFKRQAYLKKHQLVHQKQAMATQNGQTTVLVSPAAKTAADCQVSYLPNTTTTSTTQHQTSPTAAALPQNEEIVYTSTAAHTAPPPSYSEYENEDDSMSGYSSSVSSSSNHHYGRLQIVETGLTEEENIAAAALTNLRNCASVIQHTTLAH; this is translated from the coding sequence ATGGCTGCTgccacacaacaacaacaacagctacatcatcatcatcatcatacgcACAGCAATTCCCCCAACAATCTGCAGGTGCTGCATGGCCATTCCATACAGGGTATGCCCCATGGTTTGGGTCTATTGACCACAGTGGCCTCGCTGCCACCCAAATATCGCAGTCGTTATTTGAAAATCCAAACAAAATGTGAAATACCTTTGGATTTATCTGTGAAGCCTTTATCACCTCACACAGAAACAGTAACTAcaagtacaacaacaacaaccacgcCACCCACACCCACACCCTGTTCAGAGAGTGAGTCTGAGGTACCCATGGCTGTGAATTTCACCGAAGTGTATACCGAACCCTGTTCGGATACCCAATCCCAGGCCTCAGAAGATATTGTGGAGCAGATATGCTCCAGCTTGGAAGCCAACAATGAAGCACATACCAACCCTAAATCCTCTTTGCCATCAGCAGGCCACAATAAGCCCATGACACCTCCCCTAACACCCAACAGCAAGCGAAAATTCTCTGAATCGGATATGGAGGATTTGGAGTTGGAGTATAAGGAAAATCACAATAAGATCATGAAAGTCGAAGATGCAGCAGCTCAAAGTCCCAAACAGCCTCTGGTGGAGAATACCCCCGCCAAACAGCCCATTAAGTCTCTGGATACTGCCCCCAAGACTTCAAAGAACCAATCGGCTTCAAcggaaattaataaaaaatccaATCGCAGCAATAAGGCCACCCGCAAACTTAAGTTTGATGAGGAGACCAGCTCCCCGGTCTCGGGTACCATTATACGCCCTTTGGAGGACATCACCGATGGCACAATGCAATACAGCAATGGCGATATAGATCCCAAATATAATATAGTGGAAATCACTGAGGAAACCAAGGCCGAATTGGCGGCCATTAAAAATGTCATAGGCGATTATATATGCCGTTTGTGCCGCATCAAATTCGATGATGCCTTTGGTTTGGCCCAACATCGTTGTGCGTGTATTGTGCTCTTAGAGTATCGTTGCCCTGAGTGTGGCAAACAATTTAATTGTCCCGCCAATTTGGCTTCACATCGACGCTGGCATAAGCCCAGAAAAACCTCGGAAAATAATCAGCAAAATCCTTCGGCAAGTGCTGCCAACAAAACGGAGTCACGTGAAAAGAAATCCTCCAAGAAGACTGAGAATGAAGGCTCGGAGACGTGCTTTGATTGTCAGGAATGTGGTAAGAAATTCAAACGCCAAGCCTATCTCAAGAAACATCAATTGGTGCATCAAAAGCAGGCCATGGCCACACAAAATGGCCAAACTACGGTGTTAGTATCGCCAGCGGCCAAAACAGCAGCAGATTGTCAAGTGTCCTACTTACCTAATACCACTACTACTAGCACTACTCAACATCAAACTTCCCCCACAGCGGCTGCTTTACCTCAAAATGAAGAGATTGTTTATACTTCTACTGCTGCTCATACTGCTCCACCCCCCTCTTACTCGGAATATGAAAATGAAGATGATTCCATGTCGGGCTATAGTTCTTCAGTTTCCTCCTCATCCAATCATCATTATGGTCGCCTACAGATCGTGGAAACGGGCCTTACCGAAGAGGAAAATATTGCTGCAGCAGCCTTAACAAATTTACGCAATTGTGCCTCGGTAATACAACACACCACTTTGGCTCATTAG